The region CTCCAGCAAAGTATCTAATCCCTTTTAGCTTTTCTCTAATATTTAGTGATTCATTATATCCTATAAAATAAGTAGCCCAACAACGTACTAAATCACTTTTGTGTTGCTTTAATAAAGTAAATAACTCAGTGTCATTCTCTTCTTTGGTTAAGTGAAATAATGTGTAACCAATACATTGATTAATTGTATTCACAGTCTTCTTTTCTAATCCTTCTATCGCATCTAAGACAATCGGGATATACGTATTTCTACCTAAAGAATCTAAGACATTCTCCACTAATAAACGTTGATCAATCGCTAACCATTCTGTCAAATTCACACTTGACAATTCTCCTTTATTTAATCCAACCAATACATCAGTTGGAATATCTTTTATAGCTTTTGCTCCTTTTCTATTTTCCATACTCATTTCTATAAACGAATAAAGCTCCAAGGAGCTTTATTTCAATAGTACTATTCTAAGGAATTAATTTCTTTACTTCCTCTTTTATTTCTTTATCCACTTCTACTAAATAATCATGCGCAAACGGTGCTCCGCAATCTTGATTACTCATTATTGAGATAAGTTTACCCCTTGCGAAATAATTACAGTCTTTAGTATATTCACTTTCTTCTATACTAAATGCCTTATCCTTTACATCAACATTGTAAACCAGTAGTTGCTTAATCACTAAAGCAACTCGTCCCTCATTCAAATAATACACATCAAGTGATTGTTGTTCCTTTTCATATTTGCGTACAACAATCTTTTCGACTTGTAATTCTTTGTTGTAATATAACTTTGTTACTCCCTCTCCTGTCCCTGTAGTAAAGTCTACTGTCGAAATCTGTGCCCATTCTGTAAACGCATTAATACGATTAAACGTAGGGATCAAGGATTTCATTACTTGCTCACTTCCTTCATTAATCAACAAATCCTTTTCGTCAGTTAACACATTTAGCAAATCCTTCTGCACTTCCTCTTCAGGCGAGTTATCTGTATTCATAGCTTCTACTATTGTTGCTGTTTTTGGATTGCTATCTTTACACGAAGTCATTCCTATTGCACTTACTAAAAAAGCGATAGGCAAAAAATATTTAGTCATACTCTATTATTATATAACTCTAATATACTGATAAATGATTTATTTGATAAACTCTTATTCACTTTAAAGACTCCCTACCAATTCTCCTAGATCTAGACGTGTACCATAATTCACATCCATATATCTAAACGCAATCACTCCTGATTCATCTAACAGATATACAGCAGGAAGTACTAATTCCGCTTCATCCGTGTGATTAAAGATCTTAACATCGATACCCAATGCTTCATAATGTGGTGTAACGAAGTCTTGTAACGTAAAATCAATACCTAAAGCTTTACTTAACGTAAGATCCTTGTCTTGTGCTATGCTAAAAGACATTTGCATTTCGTCTTTCCACTTATTAAGTAACTCAATATTCATAGGTGATATTGCGATTACCTCAACATCATTCTCTTGTAATTCTTTATAATAACTCATCAAGTGAGCCATCTCTACATTACAGAATGGACACCAACTCCCTCGTACAAAACTTACCA is a window of Myroides oncorhynchi DNA encoding:
- a CDS encoding redoxin domain-containing protein, translated to MKDIKEALETISQGMQAQVPVETLTAFGNSIADLQARDFGKTSEVGMKFAKEKVLTEEGKEKEVTELFGGKKVLVSFVRGSWCPFCNVEMAHLMSYYKELQENDVEVIAISPMNIELLNKWKDEMQMSFSIAQDKDLTLSKALGIDFTLQDFVTPHYEALGIDVKIFNHTDEAELVLPAVYLLDESGVIAFRYMDVNYGTRLDLGELVGSL
- a CDS encoding DNA alkylation repair protein, producing MENRKGAKAIKDIPTDVLVGLNKGELSSVNLTEWLAIDQRLLVENVLDSLGRNTYIPIVLDAIEGLEKKTVNTINQCIGYTLFHLTKEENDTELFTLLKQHKSDLVRCWATYFIGYNESLNIREKLKGIRYFAGDTHFGVREICWMAVRADIIANLEESIALLLPWTGDKSEYVRRFVTESTRPRGVWCKHIEVLKEKPEFGIPLLEALKSDSSKYVKDSVGNWLNDAAKTRPDFVIELCDKWQAEVSQKDTNYIILRAKRSL